From Apis cerana isolate GH-2021 linkage group LG10, AcerK_1.0, whole genome shotgun sequence, one genomic window encodes:
- the LOC107999489 gene encoding DNA-directed RNA polymerase III subunit RPC4, translating to MASDKSGNTSNSLPLNVKIKVEPGTSMPVPIKNIKTEPGLSSTTRLTSFRLPRDLTLGGNIKTEKPKKVYTPNLNVQRTKKKEDAVQNDAPKSSRSKDYIKGRGRGNADRGSDRGRGRGSSNLIQSSGIWSTGITSTAAKRYSSGSRDSDRSSQVYLEKPKLDLNRSFNKAEEEEKIKLLLRDDFIDDGEPINLSNAPVVLPMIKEAKPCKEEIKIKKEVIEEEIDRKPIILENGEVLSPKKESKCKISKSDKDIKDEFLDSIPKIINNKIHSYILMQFPDCLPGLVSSAEDTKPNRSNYEKEDENKSETEFCTLNSLKPGILGKLQILKSGKARLLLGENNLIVDVGSHLSFRQDLIATKVDTENLNGDLINLGPVNSTLICSPDWESMLAKL from the exons ATGGCTTCTGATAAATCTGGAAATACAAGTAATTCACTtccattaaatgttaaaataaaagtggAACCTGGAACATCAATGCCTGtacctataaaaaatattaaaacagaaCCTGGTTTATCAAGTACAACTAGATTAACTTCTTTTCGTTTACCAAGAGATTTAACTTTGGGAGGTAATATTAAGACTGAGAAACCCAAGAAAGTATATACACCAAATTTGAATGTTCAGAgaacaaagaaaaagga agatgCAGTACAAAATGATGCTCCAAAATCAAGTAGAAGTAAAGACTATATTAAAGGACGAGGTAGAGGAAATGCCGATAGAGGATCTGATAGAGGACGTGGAAGAGGATCTAGCAATTTAAttcaa TCTAGTGGTATCTGGTCTACTGGAATAACAAGTACTGCAGCCAAACGTTACAGTAGTGGATCTAGAGATAGCGATAGAAGTTCTCAAGTATATCTTGAAAAACCAAAATTAGATTTGAATCGTAGTTTTAATAAagctgaagaagaagaaaagataaagtTATTACTGAGAGACGATTTTATTGATGATGGAGAACCTATAAATCTTAGTAATGCTCCTGTTGTATTACCAATGATAAAAGAag caaAACCatgtaaagaagaaataaaaatcaaaaaagaagtaatagaagaagaaatagacAGAAAAccgattattttagaaaatggagagg TATTATCACCAAAGAAGGAatctaaatgtaaaatatccaaatctgataaagatataaaagacgAATTCTTAGATAGCAttcctaaaattattaataataaaattcattcttaTATCTTAATGCAg TTTCCAGACTGTTTGCCAGGTTTAGTAAGCAGTGCAGAAGACACTAAACCAAATCgttcaaattatgaaaaagaggatgaaaataaatcggAAACGGAATTTTGTactttaaatagtttaaaaccTGGTATTTTAGGCAAATTACAAATCCTAAAATCGGGTAAAGCACGTTTATTATtgggagaaaataatttaatcgttgATGTAGGATCACATCTTAGTTTTCGACaa GATCTCATTGCAACAAAAGTGGATACCGAAAATTTAAACggcgatttaattaatttaggaCCAGTAAATAGTACGCTTATATGTTCTCCTGATTGGGAATCAATGTTGgccaaattataa